In one Oncorhynchus tshawytscha isolate Ot180627B unplaced genomic scaffold, Otsh_v2.0 Un_contig_9729_pilon_pilon, whole genome shotgun sequence genomic region, the following are encoded:
- the LOC121842093 gene encoding protein PXR1-like → GKEGREEGKKKERKRKERKERKKSSERRRKKKKKGKKKKERKERKQKRKKKEKKKER, encoded by the exons ggaaaggaaggaagggaagaaggaaagaagaaagaaagaaagagaaaggaaaggaaggaaagg AAAAAAAGCTCGGAaaggagaaggaaaaaaaaaaagaaaggaaaaaagaagaaagaaaggaaggaaaggaaacaaAAAAGGAAGAAGAAGgaaaaaaagaaggaaaga